From a single Labrus bergylta chromosome 14, fLabBer1.1, whole genome shotgun sequence genomic region:
- the slc25a15b gene encoding solute carrier family 25 member 15b, with product MAPHPVVQAIIDLSAGAVGGAACVFSGQPLDTAKVKMQTFPTLYKGFIDCITSTYNQVGLRGLYQGTTPALVANIAENSVLFMSYGFCQQVIRFTSGLHSEAVLSDVQKACAGSVASIFSSLVLCPTELVKCRLQAMYEMEASGKIAKSQNTVWSVVKSIMRTEGATGFFQGLTPTIAREVPGYFCFFGAYELCRTTFADYMKCDKEDIGVAPIVFSGGLGGACLWLVVYPMDCVKSRIQVMSMTGKQAGFFKTFMTIARTEGVRALYSGLTPTMIRTFPANGALFLGYEVSRKLMMKQFDS from the exons ATGGCCCCACACCCGGTGGTCCAGGCCATCATTGACCTCTCGGCAGGAGCCGTAG GGGGAGCAGCATGCGTCTTTAGCGGGCAGCCTCTGGACACGGCTAAGGTCAAGATGCAGACTTTCCCCACGCTGTACAAGGGTTTCATCGACTGCATCACGTCCACCTACAACCAGGTGGGTCTGCGCGGCCTCTACCAGGGCACCACGCCGGCACTCGTGGCCAACATCGCAGAGAACTCTGTGCTCTTCATGAGCTACGGCTTCTGCCAGCAGGTCATCCGCTTCACGTCTGGACTGCACAGTGAAGCCGTGCTGAG TGACGTGCAGAAAGCCTGCGCGGGGTCAGTAGCGTCCATCTTCTCCTCGCTCGTACTCTGCCCCACTGAGCTCGTCAAGTGTCGCCTGCAAGCCATGTATGAAATGGAGGCGTCAGGCAAGATTGCCAAGAGCCAGAA CACAGTGTGGTCGGTGGTGAAATCCATTATGAGGACTGAGGGAGCGACGGGCTTTTTCCAGGGTCTGACCCCGACTATAGCCAGAGAGGTCCCGGGTTACTTCTGCTTCTTCGGTGCCTACGAGCTCTGCCGCACAACCTTCGCCGACTACATGAAATGTGACAAAGAGGACATAG GTGTGGCTCCCATAGTGTTCAGCGGAGGATTGGGAGGGGCGTGCCTGTGGCTGGTGGTCTATCCCATGGACTGCGTCAAGTCTCGGATCCAGGTCATGTCTATGACGGGCAAGCAGGCGGGGTTTTTCAAAACCTTCATGACGATTGCACGGACTGAAG GTGTGAGGGCTCTCTACTCCGGTCTGACCCCCACCATGATCCGCACCTTCCCCGCCAACGGGGCTCTTTTCCTGGGTTATGAAGTCAGCAGGAAGCTCATGATGAAGCAGTTTGACAGCTAA